A section of the Tenrec ecaudatus isolate mTenEca1 chromosome 10, mTenEca1.hap1, whole genome shotgun sequence genome encodes:
- the MCRIP1 gene encoding mapk-regulated corepressor-interacting protein 1 isoform X2: MTSSPVSRVLYNGRRSSSPRSPPHSSEIFTPAHEENVRFIYEAWQGVERDLRSQLSGSERGLVEEYVEKVPNPGLKTFKPIDLSDLRRGSLQDPKKS, translated from the exons ATGACCAG cTCTCCCGTCTCCAGAGTCCTGTACAACGGCCGGCGGAGCAGCAGTCCCCGCTCGCCCCCCCACAGCAGCGAGATCTTCACACCAGCCCACGAAGAGAATGTCCGCTTCATCTATGAAG CCTGGCAGGGTGTGGAGCGTGACCTGCGGAGTCAGCTGTCGGGCAGCGAGCGGGGCCTGGTGGAGGAATATGTGGAGAAGGTCCCCAACCCTGGCCTGAAGA CCTTCAAGCCCATCGACCTGAGTGACCTGCGACGCGGGAGCTTGCAGGACCCCAAGAAGTCCTAA
- the PPP1R27 gene encoding protein phosphatase 1 regulatory subunit 27: MPSRTVPYARYTQQRRRRMLADRSVHFPNDVLFLDHIRQGDLVQVGRFIRARKVTLDIIHPSGLTALHEAVLSGNLECVQLLVKYGADIHQRDESGWTALHIACSDGYPDIARYLISLGADRDATNDDGDLPSDLIDPDFKDLVELFKGATMD, from the exons ATGCCCAGCAGGACGGTCCCCTATGCCCGCTACACACAGCAGCGGCGCCGGCGGATGCTGGCCGACCGATCTGTCCACTTCCCCAACGATGTCTTGTTCCTGGACCACATCCGCCAGGGTGATCTGGTGCAGGTGGGGCGCTTCATTCGGGCCAGGAAGGTCACCCTAGACATCATCCATCCCTCAG GCCTGACCGCTCTGCACGAAGCCGTGCTCTCTGGGAACCTGGAGTGTGTGCAGCTGTTGGTCAAGTACGGGGCAGACATCCACCAGCGAGATGAGTCTGGCTGGACAGCCCTGCACATTGCCTGCAGTGACGGCTACCCCGACATTGCCAG GTACCTCATCTCCCTGGGCGCCGACAGGGACGCGACCAACGACGACGGCGACCTGCCCTCCGACCTCATAGACCCCGACTTTAAGGACCTGGTGGAGCTCTTCAAGGGCGCCACGATGGACTGA
- the MCRIP1 gene encoding mapk-regulated corepressor-interacting protein 1 isoform X1, which translates to MRMRVSVTSLPARAPSWKRRRRRRSGARAKGTGQPGPDVPAMTSSPVSRVLYNGRRSSSPRSPPHSSEIFTPAHEENVRFIYEAWQGVERDLRSQLSGSERGLVEEYVEKVPNPGLKTFKPIDLSDLRRGSLQDPKKS; encoded by the exons ATGCGCATGCGCGTGTCTGTGACATCACTTCCGGCCCGGGCCCCCAGCTGgaagaggcggcggcggcggcggagcggGGCGAG GGCCAAGGGGACCGGGCAGCCAGGACCAGACGTCCCAGCAATGACCAG cTCTCCCGTCTCCAGAGTCCTGTACAACGGCCGGCGGAGCAGCAGTCCCCGCTCGCCCCCCCACAGCAGCGAGATCTTCACACCAGCCCACGAAGAGAATGTCCGCTTCATCTATGAAG CCTGGCAGGGTGTGGAGCGTGACCTGCGGAGTCAGCTGTCGGGCAGCGAGCGGGGCCTGGTGGAGGAATATGTGGAGAAGGTCCCCAACCCTGGCCTGAAGA CCTTCAAGCCCATCGACCTGAGTGACCTGCGACGCGGGAGCTTGCAGGACCCCAAGAAGTCCTAA